In the Nitrosarchaeum sp. genome, one interval contains:
- a CDS encoding PEFG-CTERM sorting domain-containing protein encodes MNIQYLIFILIISSVSFSSVAFATSYDINMPTGSASPDAPFFWQNEKSGLATGDIDVSVGDTVVWQNADTAKHTITSGTVEDGPDGIFGGSNFISPGQSYKFTFTQTGQFPYYCLIHPWMTGTVFVTDGTKTINQVGKTVGDGSTTFNVEYLSDRLLTVSTIDENQKSITFEIIGNAKSDDGTLKIKLPSDLIDGPFVLFIDGKKITDFEETNEDDVSTVTVVLPNDAKLLTIIGTSVVPEFGVMSIVILAIAIVSIVLASQKSGFKIKL; translated from the coding sequence ATGAATATTCAATATCTGATCTTTATTTTGATAATATCTTCTGTATCATTTAGCAGTGTCGCTTTTGCGACAAGTTATGACATTAACATGCCGACTGGCTCTGCAAGTCCTGACGCCCCATTTTTTTGGCAAAATGAAAAATCCGGATTAGCTACAGGCGACATTGATGTCTCTGTTGGCGATACTGTTGTATGGCAAAACGCAGATACTGCAAAACATACTATTACCTCCGGAACAGTCGAGGATGGACCTGACGGTATCTTTGGTGGTTCAAATTTTATTTCTCCTGGGCAATCATACAAATTCACTTTTACACAAACTGGTCAATTCCCGTACTATTGTCTAATTCATCCTTGGATGACTGGAACCGTCTTTGTTACAGATGGAACCAAAACCATTAATCAAGTTGGAAAAACAGTAGGTGATGGCTCTACGACATTTAACGTGGAATATCTTTCTGACAGACTTCTTACTGTGAGCACAATTGACGAGAACCAAAAATCAATCACATTTGAGATAATTGGAAACGCTAAATCAGATGATGGAACACTGAAAATTAAATTGCCTTCTGATCTTATCGATGGTCCGTTTGTACTTTTTATTGACGGAAAAAAGATCACTGACTTTGAAGAGACAAATGAAGACGATGTCTCCACAGTAACTGTTGTACTACCAAACGATGCAAAACTGCTCACAATAATAGGAACATCTGTTGTGCCTGAATTTGGAGTCATGTCAATTGTGATACTTGCGATTGCTATCGTGAGTATTGTGCTTGCAAGCCAAAAATCTGGATTTAAAATAAAACTCTGA